From one Malus sylvestris chromosome 1, drMalSylv7.2, whole genome shotgun sequence genomic stretch:
- the LOC126630913 gene encoding uncharacterized protein LOC126630913 — protein sequence MAVSFTRLSWCWWGGKEKEPANSGSSMNSSFECGFGGLREPGAVQFSSVKGPKMASSPRKVKRKWQSREERRVDREYDIVIVPSDGGGFLSGSESDDSDWSIGWLEPHGSGFQSDDDESDNSFAVLVPCYTPGCKEVVDDSNKELLSAIKNLPDEFSSDCKNYMEQWLSSLQNFDA from the exons ATGGCAGTCTCTTTCACACGTCTGTCATGGTGTTGGTGGGGTGGGAAGGAGAAGGAGCCTGCTAACAGTGGCTCCTCAATGAATTCTTCTTTTGAGTGTGGTTTTGGTGGTCTGAGGGAACCGGGGGCGGTTCAATTCTCTTCGGTTAAGGGCCCAAAAATGGCCTCGTCTCCGAGGAAGGTTAAGAGGAAATGGCAGAGTAGGGAAGAGAGGAGGGTTGATAGGGAGTATGATATTGTTATTGTGCCATCAGATGGTGGTGGGTTTTTGTCAGGGTCCGAATCCGACGATTCGGACTGGTCTATTGGGTGGTTGGAGCCTCATGGCTCTGGCTTCCAGAGTGACGATGACGAATCGGATAATAGCTTTGCAGTGCTGGTCCCTTGCTATACCCCTGGCTGCAAGGAGGTGGTGGATGATTCTAACAAGGAGCTCTTGAGTGCCATCAAGAACCTCCCTGATGAATTCTCATCTG ATTGCAAGAACTATATGGAACAGTGGCTTTCTTCTCTTCAGAACTTCGACGCCTAA
- the LOC126631002 gene encoding uncharacterized protein LOC126631002 yields MGDDEKVKSEALQIIERHQNLPSLVVFDLDYTLWPFFCECFYYDDTPYLYPQASGILYALKDKGISMAVASRSPTSDVAKSFLQRLGIHLLFLTQEIFSSWTHKTEHFQRIHATTGVPFTEMLFFDDEDRNIQTVSKMGVTSVLVGNGVNLGALRQGLSEFARKSASSSRS; encoded by the exons ATGGGCGACGACGAGAAGGTGAAGAGCGAGGCTCTGCAGATAATCGAACGACACCAGAACTTGCCGAGTCTCGTCGTCTTCGATCTCGACTACACCCTCTGGCCCTTCTTCTGCGAGTGCTTCTACTACGACGACACACCGTATCTTTACCCGCAAGCCTCGGGAATATTGTATGCGCTCAAGGACAAGGGAATATCCATGGCTGTTGCTTCGAGATCTCCAACTTCTGACGTTGCCAAATCTTTCCTCCAAAGACTGGGTATCCACTTGTTGTTTCTCACCCAG GAGATTTTCTCCAGTTGGACTCACAAAACAGAGCATTTCCAAAGAATTCATGCAACCACTGGGGTACCCTTTACTGAGATGCTTTTCTTTGACGACGAGGATAGAAATATTCAAACG GTTTCAAAAATGGGTGTGACGAGCGTTTTAGTTGGTAATGGGGTGAACCTTGGAGCTTTGAGGCAGGGTTTGTCCGAATTTGCTCGAAAGTCAGCTTCATCTAGCAGGAGCTAG
- the LOC126630993 gene encoding uncharacterized protein At4g38062-like: protein MDKVYEELDEVKSELEKLRAEYKSKAELYESLGKAHNEQLTKFQQASSKIEQQTQELNEKAEKISVAQQMCEDLKCTLKEKESIVQHLRAANDKLRVDCHEKFRKLEDTNRALALALDEANEKKMDQEQTVCAYKDEIKDLKGRLSVSQKKCSEAEKKANAPKELRERNEVILKLEEESQKVQDKLKWKTEQFRHLEEAHDKLREQFKASKKEWETEKSSLLDEICQLQTSFDSKTQILDDLQNRLQRCNQALAHEESRRKYLEVQVFEFQTRFENVFIDREHTKLQLECLTAQRDKQIASLRQSLSTKEALHKEMGYQTRKLEQENQELRASLKELQEAQIQSAPGSPSLAKLRNKLKSLEQMHRESVANHRAKEAEWSSQLESMTADLNNHKSELKSKGAALEELRMEVEQMHRDRTENWPNRVVCNSQLEKMTSDVHNYMNELESKDATIKELEMELESSHFLSMQLKLENEELSVMLLVLKLGISEAQLKIANEKSEMDRHDKENEEKISLLMQQLEMKNDGLIIARVGTEEEHEKAASLSSRIEVMDLIDNQKLPIQKEVERELREVNDALERANVVLAEKIFEENEIEFELQIWKSIAERLRSDLEASVGMRKELEASLLAQVEVEETIKQQKKGLLSIFEEKDKIIDNLQEKIVLLEQKLDNAESVKTEASMSLESENSIFLQFTRAKDKNFEQLEKEVHWLEQESLRREFAGLVMAQTDAERTFEYEKEKLIQHVEEKYQRVNVLLQLVESLEHKFNCSLASFSSQLAEKQAEIDMIYEAWEKITAAEVMAALEIEEKKLMAVELEEEICNIQRKLESQQKSLCKSKQQALEVEAQLETKEQEVKRLTNQMKTKLINSDPLVEELKNKRRNLLEDVIQLSSEKENLLRFIGGLGDKIGEFSTTDKQLIGMLERIMLSFDDKGSGMDLKWNDELVDPEQENVRTPIIVKISEAISDQRSPFRDLNH, encoded by the coding sequence ATGGATAAGGTTTACGAAGAGTTGGACGAAGTTAAATCTGAGCTTGAGAAGCTCAGGGCAGAATATAAAAGCAAAGCAGAACTATACGAAAGCTTGGGGAAAGCACACAATGAGCAGCTCACTAAATTCCAGCAGGCAAGTTCCAAAATCGAGCAACAGACTCAAGAACTAAACGAGAAGGCAGAGAAAATCTCGGTGGCACAGCAGATGTGTGAAGATCTTAAATGCACTTTGAAAGAGAAAGAGTCCATAGTTCAACATCTCAGGGCTGCAAACGATAAACTTCGAGTTGATTGTCATGAGAAGTTCAGAAAATTGGAAGATACAAACAGAGCGTTGGCATTGGCTTTAGATGAggcaaatgaaaagaaaatggaTCAAGAGCAAACGGTTTGTGCATATAAAGATGAGATTAAAGACCTCAAAGGCCGTCTATCAGTCTCACAGAAGAAATGTTCGGAAGCAGAAAAGAAAGCAAATGCACCCAAAGAGCTGAGAGAAAGAAATGAGGTGATACTCAAACTAGAGGAGGAAAGTCAGAAAGTTCAAGATAAACTAAAATGGAAGACGGAGCAGTTCAGACATCTGGAAGAAGCACACGACAAGCTACGTGAACAGTTCAAGGCTAGTAAGAAGGAATGGGAAACGGAGAAGTCTTCATTGCTCGATGAGATTTGTCAATTGCAGACAAGTTTTGAttctaaaacccaaattttagaTGATCTTCAAAACCGGCTGCAGAGGTGCAACCAAGCCCTGGCTCATGAAGAAAGCCGGAGAAAGTATCTGGAGGTTCAAGTTTTTGAATTCCAAACACGCTTTGAGAACGTCTTTATTGATCGTGAGCATACCAAATTGCAGCTGGAATGCTTGACTGCTCAGAGGGACAAACAAATTGCATCACTAAGACAGTCTCTAAGCACCAAAGAGGCACTTCATAAAGAAATGGGATATCAAACAAGGAAGCTGGAACAAGAAAATCAGGAGTTGCGAGCTTCGCTCAAAGAACTCCAGGAAGCCCAAATCCAATCAGCACCAGGTTCACCTTCTCTGGCAAAGCTACGAAACAAGCTCAAAAGTTTGGAGCAGATGCACAGAGAATCTGTTGCCAATCATAGGGCTAAAGAAGCTGAATGGAGCTCTCAACTGGAAAGTATGACGGCAGACCTGAACAACCATAAGTCTGAGTTAAAGAGTAAAGGTGCAGCATTAGAAGAGCTTAGGATGGAAGTGGAGCAGATGCACAGGGACCGCACAGAAAATTGGCCCAACAGAGTTGTATGCAACTCTCAACTAGAAAAGATGACGAGTGATGTGCACAACTATATGAATGAGCTAGAGAGTAAAGATGCAACGATAAAAGAGCTCGAGATGGAGTTGGAATCCAGTCATTTTCTAAGTATGCAGCTAAAGTTGGAAAATGAGGAGCTTTCCGTCATGTTATTGGTTTTAAAACTTGGAATTTCTGAGGCACAGTTGAAGATTGCAAATGAGAAGTCTGAAATGGATAGGCATGATAAAGAGAACGAAGAAAAGATTTCTCTGTTGATGCAACAGCTGGAGATGAAGAATGATGGTCTTATTATAGCACGGGTAGGTACTGAAGAAGAGCATGAAAAGGCAGCATCTTTATCAAGTAGAATTGAAGTTATGGATCTCATTGATAACCAGAAGCTTCCTATACAGAAAGAAGTTGAAAGAGAGCTTAGAGAAGTTAATGATGCCTTAGAGAGAGCAAATGTTGTGTTGGCTgaaaaaatatttgaagaaaatgaaattgaattcGAATTGCAAATATGGAAATCGATTGCAGAGCGCTTAAGAAGTGATCTTGAAGCAAGTGTAGGAATGCGTAAAGAGTTGGAAGCTTCTCTTCTTGCACAGGTAGAAGTCGAGGAAACCATAAAGCAACAAAAAAAGGGtcttctttctatttttgaagagaaagacaaaataatagATAACCTCCAGGAGAAGATTGTGTTACTGGAGCAGAAGCTTGACAATGCTGAGTCAGTAAAGACAGAGGCATCGATGTCCCTTGAGTCAGAGAATTCAATCTTTCTCCAATTCACAAGAGCGAAGGACAAGAACTTTGAGCAACTTGAGAAAGAGGTCCACTGGCTAGAGCAGGAATCATTGAGAAGGGAATTCGCAGGTCTCGTGATGGCACAAACTGATGCAGAGAGAACATTTGAGTATGAGAAAGAGAAACTCATCCAGCATGTCGAAGAGAAATACCAGAGAGTGAATGTTCTTCTCCAGCTTGTGGAGTCCTTGGAACACAAGTTTAACTGCTCATTAGCTTCTTTCTCTTCACAGCTAGCCGAGAAACAGGCAGAAATTGATATGATTTATGAAGCTTGGGAGAAAATCACTGCTGCTGAGGTTATGGCTGCACTTgaaattgaagaaaagaaaTTGATGGCCGTGGAACTTGAGGAGGAAATCTGTAATATACAGCGGAAACTCGAATCACAACAAAAATCCTTGTGCAAGTCAAAACAGCAAGCATTGGAGGTTGAAGCTCAGTTGGAAACAAAAGAGCAGGAAGTGAAGAGACTGACTAATCAAATGAAGACAAAGCTAATAAACTCGGATCCCTTGGTTGAGGAGCTCaagaataaaagaagaaatttacTTGAAGATGTCATTCAGTTGTCATCGGAAAAGGAAAATTTATTGCGGTTTATAGGAGGGCTGGGTGATAAGATCGGGGAGTTCTCCACTACAGATAAACAACTGATAGGGATGTTGGAAAGGATAATGCTCTCTTTTGACGACAAAGGTTCAGGAATGGATTTGAAATGGAATGATGAACTTGTTGATCCAGAACAAGAGAATGTGCGTACGCCTATCATCGTCAAGATATCTGAAGCCATTTCTGATCAAAGATCTCCATTTAGAGACCTCAACCATTAG